One window of Sinorhizobium fredii NGR234 genomic DNA carries:
- a CDS encoding L,D-transpeptidase, with translation MGWTRRDIVLGGLASLGTVAVQEPTFAAASSYFSGTAADNGVTFRSTNFAKIDKRWRRQVVKYFSSEPIGTVVVDTGHHFLYLIMENKTAIRYGVGVGREGFKWYGRATIDRKSLWPRWTPPPEMRERHPELPESVDGGSPKNPLGPRAMYLLRDGVDTGYRLHGTLEPGSIGKDASSGCIRMFNEDAIDLYQRCPIGTAVQVLPHIADQAESAAEVSQATPVE, from the coding sequence ATGGGGTGGACACGCAGGGATATTGTGCTTGGCGGTCTGGCATCACTTGGCACCGTGGCTGTCCAGGAACCCACATTCGCAGCGGCCTCTTCCTATTTTTCCGGCACCGCCGCCGACAATGGCGTGACGTTCCGAAGCACCAACTTTGCCAAGATCGACAAAAGGTGGCGCCGCCAGGTTGTCAAATATTTCAGCAGCGAGCCGATCGGCACCGTCGTTGTCGATACCGGGCACCATTTTCTCTACCTGATCATGGAGAACAAGACTGCCATCCGCTATGGCGTCGGCGTCGGGCGCGAGGGCTTCAAATGGTATGGTCGCGCTACGATCGACCGGAAATCGCTCTGGCCACGCTGGACGCCGCCGCCGGAGATGCGTGAGCGCCACCCCGAACTGCCCGAATCGGTCGACGGGGGTTCGCCAAAGAACCCGCTTGGCCCGCGCGCCATGTACCTGCTTCGCGATGGCGTCGATACCGGCTACCGCTTGCACGGTACGCTGGAGCCGGGCAGCATCGGCAAGGATGCCTCCAGCGGCTGCATCCGCATGTTCAACGAAGATGCAATCGATCTTTATCAGCGTTGCCCCATCGGCACTGCGGTTCAAGTCCTGCCGCACATTGCCGACCAGGCTGAAAGTGCCGCTGAGGTCAGCCAAGCAACCCCGGTCGAATGA
- a CDS encoding RNA-binding protein, with product MTAATEILPSEVLPSDKGPKDRSGSSRTCIVTRESGSPDELLRFVAGPDGRVVPDLKRQLPGRGCWVKAERRFVEKAVAKKLFARALRSEVKAEAALADEVDRLLVEQLAGMMNMARKAGQFVSGATKTEQAVRGLAALGVFHAIDAAADGVRKIDQARKAMSFVADDETEIPAFRPFAAAEMEGLLGSNAFIHAAALAGQAGEGVVKRAIMLEKYRGSVPVRAEGGADKPQQ from the coding sequence ATGACAGCCGCCACCGAAATCTTGCCTTCGGAAGTCCTGCCTTCGGACAAGGGCCCAAAGGACCGGAGCGGCAGCAGCCGGACCTGCATCGTCACGCGCGAGAGCGGCTCGCCGGATGAGTTGCTCCGCTTCGTTGCCGGGCCGGACGGGCGCGTCGTGCCCGACCTGAAGCGGCAGCTCCCGGGACGGGGCTGCTGGGTGAAGGCGGAGCGGCGCTTCGTCGAAAAGGCGGTGGCGAAGAAGCTCTTCGCCCGCGCCCTGCGCAGCGAGGTCAAGGCCGAGGCGGCGCTGGCCGACGAGGTCGACAGGCTGCTCGTCGAGCAGCTTGCCGGAATGATGAACATGGCGCGCAAGGCCGGCCAGTTCGTCTCCGGAGCCACGAAGACGGAGCAGGCGGTGCGCGGGCTCGCGGCGCTTGGCGTTTTCCACGCGATCGACGCGGCCGCCGACGGTGTGCGCAAGATCGACCAGGCTCGCAAGGCGATGAGCTTCGTCGCCGATGATGAAACGGAAATACCTGCGTTCCGCCCGTTTGCGGCGGCGGAAATGGAGGGGCTTTTGGGAAGTAATGCTTTTATCCATGCCGCAGCGCTTGCAGGGCAGGCGGGTGAGGGTGTAGTGAAGCGCGCAATCATGCTCGAAAAGTACCGAGGATCCGTCCCGGTCCGGGCCGAAGGCGGCGCTGATAAGCCACAGCAATGA
- the infB gene encoding translation initiation factor IF-2 translates to MTDNKDDKTLSVAGKKTLTLKPSGVTQGTVRQDMGRGRTKAVVVETKKTRGLTRHKDERPITPVSAAPVARPAEPRPVQPHPAGRPAPQPQPHQPRSEQNRPRIGVVLNDLSAGEMEARRRALADAQVRDAEEAKRRAEEEARRRVEEEARLAREKEEAARRAAEEAARPAVEVEKAEPAVEAGRPLVAERRTDTRPQPARPASAAPQAPAAPAAALRGRRAGAEEEEERPRGGAGPARGKVVRPEPAKPAPRAKGDEGRRQGKLTLTAAVDEDGGQRGRSLSAMRRRQEKFRRSQMQETREKISREVVLPETITIQELSQRMSERAVDVIKFLMKEGQMMKPGDLIDADLAELIAGEFGHTVKRVSESDVEEGIFNVADSDETMVSRPPIVTIMGHVDHGKTSLLDAIRHANVVAGEAGGITQHIGAYQVEQNGQKITFIDTPGHAAFTAMRARGAQATDIAVLVVAADDSVMPQTIESINHAKAAGVPIIVAINKIDKPTANPQKVRTELLQHEVFVESMGGEVLDVEVSAKNQTNLDKLLEAILLQAEILDLKANPDRTAEGTVVEAELDRGRGAVATVLVQKGTLTPGQIIVAGDQWGRVRALVNDKGEHVKEAGPSMPVEVLGLSGTPAAGDKFAVVENESRAREISEYRQRLAREKMVARQSGSRGSLEQMMSQLQASGLKEFPLVIKGDVQGSIEAIAGALDKLGTDEVRARIVHSGAGGITESDISLAEASNAAIIGFNVRANKQARDAADRSGIEIRYYNIIYDLVDDVKAAMSGLLSPERRETFLGNAEILEVFNITKVGKVAGCRVTEGKVERGVGVRLVRDNVVIHEGKLKTLKRFKDEVSEVQSGQECGMAFENYEDIRAGDTIECFRVEHITRTL, encoded by the coding sequence ATGACCGACAACAAAGACGACAAGACACTCAGCGTAGCGGGCAAGAAGACGCTGACCCTGAAGCCCTCCGGGGTGACGCAGGGAACCGTGCGCCAGGATATGGGCCGCGGTCGCACGAAGGCGGTCGTGGTCGAAACGAAGAAGACACGCGGCCTGACGCGGCACAAGGACGAGCGACCGATCACCCCGGTGAGCGCCGCGCCGGTGGCGCGGCCTGCCGAGCCGCGCCCCGTTCAGCCGCATCCGGCCGGTCGGCCGGCCCCGCAGCCGCAGCCGCATCAGCCGCGCTCCGAGCAGAACCGTCCCCGCATCGGTGTCGTGTTGAACGACCTTTCGGCCGGCGAGATGGAAGCCCGCCGTCGTGCGCTTGCCGACGCTCAGGTCCGCGATGCCGAGGAGGCCAAGCGCCGCGCCGAAGAGGAAGCGCGCCGCCGCGTCGAGGAAGAAGCGCGCCTTGCCCGCGAGAAGGAAGAGGCGGCCCGCCGCGCCGCCGAAGAGGCTGCTCGCCCCGCCGTCGAAGTCGAGAAGGCCGAGCCCGCCGTCGAGGCAGGGCGCCCGCTCGTCGCCGAGCGCCGTACCGACACCCGTCCGCAACCTGCCCGTCCGGCGTCCGCCGCACCGCAGGCCCCGGCGGCACCTGCTGCGGCCCTTCGTGGCCGTCGTGCAGGTGCCGAGGAAGAGGAAGAGCGTCCGCGCGGCGGAGCCGGCCCGGCCCGCGGCAAGGTCGTCCGTCCCGAGCCGGCAAAGCCTGCGCCCCGTGCCAAGGGCGACGAGGGCCGTCGCCAGGGCAAGCTGACGCTGACCGCTGCCGTCGACGAAGACGGTGGTCAGCGCGGTCGTTCGCTTTCGGCCATGCGCCGCCGCCAGGAGAAGTTCCGGCGCAGCCAGATGCAGGAGACCCGCGAGAAGATCTCGCGCGAGGTCGTCCTGCCGGAGACCATCACGATTCAGGAACTGTCGCAGCGCATGTCGGAGCGCGCCGTCGACGTCATCAAGTTCCTGATGAAGGAAGGCCAGATGATGAAGCCCGGCGACCTGATCGATGCGGATCTCGCCGAACTCATCGCCGGCGAATTCGGCCACACGGTCAAGCGCGTCTCCGAATCCGACGTCGAGGAAGGCATCTTCAACGTCGCAGACTCGGATGAAACCATGGTATCCCGTCCGCCGATCGTGACGATCATGGGCCACGTCGACCACGGCAAGACGTCGCTGCTCGACGCGATCCGCCACGCCAATGTGGTCGCCGGCGAAGCGGGCGGCATCACCCAGCATATCGGTGCCTACCAGGTCGAGCAGAACGGCCAGAAGATCACCTTCATCGACACCCCCGGCCACGCCGCGTTCACGGCGATGCGTGCCCGCGGTGCCCAGGCGACGGACATTGCCGTTCTCGTCGTCGCGGCCGATGACAGCGTGATGCCGCAGACGATCGAATCGATCAATCACGCCAAGGCGGCCGGCGTGCCGATCATCGTGGCGATCAACAAGATCGACAAGCCGACGGCGAACCCGCAAAAGGTCCGCACCGAGCTCTTGCAGCATGAGGTCTTCGTCGAATCGATGGGTGGTGAAGTGCTCGACGTCGAGGTTTCGGCGAAGAACCAGACCAATCTCGACAAGCTGCTCGAAGCGATCCTGCTGCAGGCCGAAATTCTCGATCTCAAGGCCAATCCGGACCGGACGGCCGAGGGCACGGTGGTGGAAGCCGAGCTCGACCGCGGCCGCGGTGCGGTTGCCACGGTTCTCGTCCAGAAGGGCACGCTGACGCCCGGCCAGATCATTGTCGCCGGCGACCAGTGGGGCCGCGTGCGCGCGCTCGTCAACGACAAGGGTGAACACGTCAAGGAAGCCGGCCCGTCCATGCCGGTCGAGGTCCTCGGCCTTTCCGGCACCCCGGCGGCCGGCGACAAGTTCGCCGTCGTCGAGAACGAAAGCCGTGCCCGCGAGATCTCCGAATATCGCCAGCGGCTTGCCCGCGAGAAGATGGTTGCCCGCCAGTCCGGCTCGCGCGGTTCGCTCGAGCAGATGATGAGCCAGCTACAGGCCTCCGGCCTGAAGGAGTTCCCGCTGGTCATCAAGGGCGACGTGCAGGGCTCGATCGAAGCGATCGCCGGAGCGCTCGACAAGCTTGGAACCGACGAAGTCAGGGCGCGCATCGTTCATTCGGGCGCAGGCGGCATCACCGAGTCGGATATCTCGCTTGCCGAAGCCTCGAACGCCGCGATCATCGGCTTCAACGTCCGTGCCAACAAGCAGGCGCGCGATGCGGCCGACCGGTCCGGCATCGAAATCCGCTACTACAACATCATCTACGACCTGGTGGATGACGTAAAGGCGGCGATGTCCGGCCTGCTTTCGCCCGAACGGCGCGAAACCTTCCTCGGCAATGCCGAGATCCTCGAGGTGTTCAACATCACCAAGGTCGGCAAGGTCGCGGGTTGCCGCGTCACCGAAGGCAAGGTCGAGCGTGGTGTTGGTGTCCGCCTGGTGCGCGACAACGTCGTCATCCACGAAGGCAAGCTCAAGACGCTCAAGCGCTTCAAGGACGAGGTCTCCGAGGTCCAGTCCGGTCAGGAATGCGGCATGGCCTTCGAGAACTACGAAGACATCCGCGCCGGCGACACGATCGAGTGCTTCCGCGTCGAACACATCACGCGGACGCTCTAA
- a CDS encoding lytic murein transglycosylase: protein MPGRAEGGRRRACLIAALAAFLALHLPAHAATKAGVEAQFRQWLQSELWPEAKQAGISAAAFKAAFADVKLNWDLPDLAPPGFPKAKERKQSQAEFSSPGSYFSEKRLQGLAASGRGLASAHASTLKRIERTYGVPGPVVLAIWGRESGFGRAKIPHPIMDVLATKAFMSTRPELFRRELIAALTILESGDVKEAEMRGSWAGAMGQPQFLPSSFLKYAVDFDGDGRRDIWNSVPDSLASIANYLSEKGWQGGRDWGFEVSIPGGVSCAQEGPDLARPIADWAGMGITRVSGKAFPAAERSASGMMLVPAGTHGPGFVVTPNFYVIKEYNNSDLYALFIGNLADRIALGGGPFRGEWGDVGKMLRSDVLGMQKALVAIGYDVGKVDGLPGYKTRRSLGDWQAKNGLAPTCFPDPSLKAKLR from the coding sequence ATGCCCGGCAGGGCAGAGGGGGGTAGGCGCCGCGCGTGCCTCATCGCCGCCCTCGCTGCATTCCTAGCCCTCCACCTTCCCGCCCACGCCGCCACCAAGGCCGGCGTCGAGGCGCAGTTCCGGCAGTGGCTGCAGAGCGAACTCTGGCCTGAGGCGAAACAAGCCGGCATCTCCGCCGCTGCCTTCAAGGCCGCCTTCGCCGATGTGAAGCTCAATTGGGACCTGCCCGATCTGGCACCGCCCGGCTTCCCAAAGGCGAAGGAGCGCAAGCAGAGCCAGGCGGAGTTCTCCTCGCCGGGCTCCTATTTTTCCGAAAAGCGGCTGCAGGGCCTGGCGGCGAGCGGCCGCGGCCTCGCCTCCGCCCATGCCTCGACGCTGAAACGGATCGAGCGGACCTACGGCGTTCCGGGGCCCGTCGTCCTTGCCATCTGGGGGCGGGAATCCGGCTTCGGCCGGGCGAAGATCCCGCATCCGATCATGGACGTGCTGGCCACCAAGGCCTTCATGTCGACGCGGCCGGAGCTTTTTCGCCGCGAACTGATCGCGGCGCTGACGATCCTTGAGAGCGGTGACGTCAAGGAGGCGGAGATGCGCGGTTCATGGGCTGGCGCCATGGGCCAGCCGCAGTTCCTGCCGTCGAGCTTCCTGAAATATGCCGTCGACTTCGATGGCGACGGCCGCCGCGACATCTGGAATTCCGTACCCGACAGCCTCGCCTCGATCGCCAACTACCTTTCTGAGAAAGGCTGGCAGGGCGGCCGCGACTGGGGCTTCGAGGTGTCGATACCGGGCGGCGTCTCCTGTGCCCAGGAAGGGCCGGATCTGGCGCGGCCGATCGCCGATTGGGCCGGCATGGGGATCACCCGCGTCTCGGGCAAGGCCTTTCCGGCCGCCGAGCGCTCGGCATCGGGTATGATGCTGGTGCCGGCCGGCACGCACGGCCCGGGCTTCGTGGTCACGCCGAATTTCTACGTGATCAAGGAATACAACAATTCCGACCTCTACGCCCTCTTCATCGGCAACCTCGCCGACCGCATCGCTTTGGGCGGCGGGCCGTTCCGCGGCGAATGGGGCGACGTCGGCAAGATGCTGCGCTCCGACGTGCTCGGCATGCAGAAGGCGCTCGTCGCAATCGGCTACGACGTCGGCAAAGTCGACGGGCTGCCGGGCTACAAGACCCGCCGCTCACTCGGCGACTGGCAGGCGAAGAACGGCCTGGCGCCGACCTGCTTTCCGGACCCGTCGCTGAAGGCAAAGCTGCGCTGA
- the rbfA gene encoding 30S ribosome-binding factor RbfA: protein MTRSTSSAPSQRMLRVGEQVRAAITQVLQRGEVRDPLIEKTVISISEVRMSPDLKIATAYVTPLGVADHAAVIEALNKHAKFIRGRLGPQLRQMKYMPDVRFRDDTSFDNYQKIDALLRSPEVSRDLDPDTDDQE from the coding sequence ATGACCAGATCCACATCCTCCGCTCCGTCCCAGCGCATGCTGCGCGTCGGTGAACAGGTGCGCGCCGCGATCACCCAGGTCCTGCAGCGCGGCGAGGTTCGCGACCCGTTGATCGAGAAGACGGTGATTTCGATTTCCGAAGTGCGCATGTCGCCCGACCTGAAGATCGCTACCGCCTATGTGACGCCGCTCGGTGTCGCCGATCACGCGGCGGTCATCGAGGCGCTGAACAAGCATGCGAAATTCATTCGCGGCCGGCTCGGGCCGCAGCTCCGGCAGATGAAGTACATGCCGGATGTCCGCTTCAGGGACGACACCAGCTTCGACAACTACCAGAAGATCGATGCGCTGCTGCGCTCGCCGGAAGTCAGCCGCGACCTCGATCCCGATACCGACGACCAAGAATAA
- the rimP gene encoding ribosome maturation factor RimP, producing MSDPTTAEIANEPRLITETGLDRRIADIIEPVLVQMGFRLVRVRMSGQNGLTLQIMTERNDGTMTVEDCEDVSKAVSPVLDVEDPIDKAYHLEVSSPGIDRPMVRKSDFVRWQGHLMKCETSIMVDGRKRFRGKIVSVDEEGFRLERDQPAYGEEAVVAIPFTALSDARLILTDDLIRDALAADKKAKAARAANENFEDEDRDIE from the coding sequence TTGTCTGATCCGACAACGGCTGAAATTGCAAACGAACCGCGGTTGATCACCGAAACCGGTCTCGACCGGCGCATAGCCGACATCATCGAACCCGTGCTCGTTCAGATGGGGTTCCGCCTGGTGCGCGTGCGCATGTCCGGCCAGAACGGCCTGACGCTGCAGATCATGACCGAGCGCAACGACGGCACCATGACCGTCGAGGATTGCGAGGACGTCTCCAAGGCCGTCTCGCCGGTTCTCGATGTGGAAGATCCGATCGACAAGGCGTATCATCTCGAAGTGTCGTCTCCGGGCATCGATCGCCCGATGGTGCGAAAGTCCGATTTCGTCCGCTGGCAGGGCCATCTGATGAAATGCGAGACTTCGATCATGGTCGACGGGCGCAAGCGCTTCCGTGGCAAGATCGTCTCGGTGGACGAGGAGGGCTTCCGCCTCGAACGCGACCAGCCCGCCTATGGCGAAGAGGCCGTCGTCGCCATTCCGTTCACCGCCCTTTCGGACGCACGGCTAATCCTGACCGACGACCTGATCCGCGACGCGCTGGCGGCCGACAAGAAGGCGAAGGCGGCGCGCGCCGCCAACGAGAATTTCGAAGACGAAGATAGAGATATCGAATGA
- a CDS encoding MFS transporter, whose amino-acid sequence MTNRISPLAPFRHDTFRIIWIASLASNFGGLIQAVGAAWLMTSISQSVNMVALVQASTSLPIMLFSLVSGALADNFDRRRIMLVAQGFMLAVSALLTAFAYFGLITPWLLLLFTFLIGCGTALNNPSWQASVGDMVPRNDLPAAVALNSMGFNITRSVGPAIGGAIVAAAGAAAAFAVNALSYFAILFAIFRWRPSLPQSPLPRERLGRAVSAGLRYVAMSPNIGKVLLRGFAFGLSASAILALLPLVARDLVKGGPLTYGIMLGAFGLGAIGGALLSARLREHLSSETIVRLAFAGFATSAIVTALSTTAWLTSLVLTVSGASWVLALSLFNTTVQLSTPRWVVGRALSLYQTTTFGGIAGGSWLWGAAAEAYGASNALIGSCLLMLAGIAIGLRFALPEFTSLNLDPLNRFNEPLLALDLKPRSGPIVVMIDYEIDEADIPEFLTTMAERRRIRIRDGAGHWALMRDLENPTTWTETYHVPTWVEYVRHNQRRTQADAAVGDKLTELHRGARPPYVHRLIERQTIVPGHYERYKQPAEMH is encoded by the coding sequence GTGACCAACCGCATATCGCCACTGGCGCCATTCCGCCACGACACCTTCCGGATCATCTGGATCGCCAGCCTCGCTTCCAATTTCGGCGGGTTGATCCAGGCGGTGGGGGCGGCCTGGCTGATGACGTCGATCTCGCAATCGGTGAACATGGTGGCGCTGGTGCAGGCCTCGACGTCGCTGCCGATCATGCTCTTCTCGCTGGTCTCGGGAGCGCTTGCCGACAATTTCGACCGGCGGCGGATCATGCTCGTCGCGCAAGGATTCATGCTTGCCGTTTCGGCGCTCCTCACGGCGTTTGCCTATTTCGGGCTCATCACGCCGTGGCTGCTTTTGCTCTTCACCTTCCTGATCGGCTGCGGTACGGCGCTCAACAATCCGTCCTGGCAGGCCTCGGTCGGCGACATGGTGCCACGCAACGACCTGCCGGCGGCCGTCGCCCTGAACAGCATGGGCTTCAACATCACCCGCAGCGTCGGCCCGGCAATCGGCGGCGCGATCGTCGCCGCCGCCGGAGCGGCCGCGGCCTTCGCGGTCAACGCGCTCAGCTATTTCGCGATCCTGTTCGCGATTTTCCGCTGGCGGCCGAGCCTCCCCCAAAGCCCGCTGCCGCGCGAAAGGCTCGGTCGGGCCGTTTCGGCCGGGCTTCGCTATGTGGCGATGTCGCCGAATATCGGCAAGGTGCTGCTGCGCGGCTTCGCCTTCGGCCTTTCGGCAAGCGCGATCCTTGCGCTCCTGCCCCTCGTCGCCCGCGACCTCGTCAAGGGCGGGCCGCTCACCTACGGCATCATGCTCGGCGCCTTCGGCCTCGGGGCGATCGGCGGCGCCCTGCTCAGCGCCCGGCTTAGGGAACACCTGTCGAGCGAGACGATCGTGCGCTTAGCCTTCGCCGGCTTCGCCACAAGCGCGATCGTCACGGCGCTCAGCACGACGGCCTGGCTCACCTCGCTGGTGCTCACCGTCTCCGGCGCCTCATGGGTGCTGGCCCTGTCGCTGTTCAACACCACGGTGCAACTCTCGACGCCGCGATGGGTGGTCGGCCGGGCGCTCTCCCTCTACCAGACGACGACCTTCGGCGGAATTGCCGGCGGCAGCTGGCTCTGGGGCGCAGCCGCCGAGGCATACGGCGCGTCGAATGCGCTGATCGGCTCCTGTCTTCTCATGCTGGCCGGCATCGCCATCGGCCTGCGTTTCGCGCTGCCGGAATTCACGTCGCTGAACCTCGATCCGCTCAACCGCTTCAACGAACCACTGCTCGCCCTCGACCTGAAGCCGCGCAGCGGTCCGATCGTCGTGATGATCGACTACGAGATCGACGAGGCGGACATCCCGGAATTCCTGACGACCATGGCCGAACGGCGCCGCATCCGCATCCGCGACGGCGCCGGCCACTGGGCGCTGATGCGCGACCTTGAAAACCCGACCACATGGACCGAGACCTACCACGTGCCGACCTGGGTCGAATATGTTCGCCACAACCAGCGGCGCACGCAGGCCGACGCGGCCGTCGGCGACAAGCTGACGGAACTGCACCGCGGCGCCCGGCCACCCTATGTCCACCGGCTGATCGAGCGCCAGACGATCGTTCCCGGGCATTACGAGCGCTACAAGCAGCCGGCCGAGATGCATTGA
- the nusA gene encoding transcription termination factor NusA translates to MAVSANRLELLQIADAVAREKVIDREIVLAAMADAIQKAARSRYGSESNIRADINSKTGEIRLQRLLEVVEKADDYSTQIPLELARDRNPDAKLGDFIADPLPPMDFGRIAAQSAKQVIVQKVREAERDRQYEEFKDRVGEIVNGTVKRVEYGNVIVDLGRGEGIIRRDEMIPRENMRYGDRVRAFVYDVRREQRGPQIFLSRTHPQFMVKLFTMEVPEIYDGIIQIKSVARDPGSRAKIAVVSNDSSIDPVGACVGMRGSRVQAVVGELQGEKIDIIPWSPDPASFIVNALQPAEVTKVVLDEDAERIEVVVPDEQLSLAIGRRGQNVRLASQLTGWDIDILTEQEESERRQKEFNERTQLFMDALDVDEMVGQVLASEGFAQVEELAYVDLDEISSIDGFDEETATEIQTRAREYLDKVEAEMDAKRKELGVSDELRQIDGLTSQMLVALGEEGIKTIEDFAGCAADDLVGWTERKDGETKRFEGTFSKLEVSREEAEAMIVQARLAAGWITEEDLAADQDEPIEVAEGSEQDA, encoded by the coding sequence ATGGCAGTCAGTGCTAACCGGCTCGAGCTTCTGCAGATCGCGGACGCTGTGGCACGCGAAAAGGTCATCGACCGCGAGATCGTTCTGGCCGCGATGGCAGACGCGATCCAGAAGGCGGCCCGTTCGCGCTACGGTTCGGAATCGAACATCCGGGCGGACATCAATTCCAAGACCGGTGAAATCCGTCTGCAGCGCCTTCTCGAAGTCGTCGAGAAAGCCGACGATTACTCGACGCAGATCCCGCTCGAGCTTGCCCGCGACCGCAACCCGGATGCCAAGCTCGGCGATTTCATCGCCGATCCGCTGCCGCCGATGGATTTCGGCCGCATCGCCGCTCAATCCGCCAAGCAGGTGATCGTCCAGAAGGTGCGCGAAGCCGAGCGCGACCGCCAGTACGAGGAATTCAAGGATCGCGTCGGCGAGATCGTCAACGGCACCGTCAAGCGCGTCGAATATGGCAACGTCATCGTCGACCTCGGCCGTGGCGAAGGCATCATCCGCCGCGACGAGATGATCCCGCGTGAGAACATGCGCTACGGCGACCGCGTCCGTGCCTTCGTTTACGACGTCCGCCGCGAACAGCGCGGCCCGCAGATCTTCCTGTCGCGCACCCATCCGCAGTTCATGGTCAAGCTCTTCACCATGGAAGTGCCCGAGATCTACGACGGCATCATCCAGATCAAGTCGGTCGCCCGCGACCCGGGCTCGCGCGCCAAGATCGCCGTCGTCTCGAACGATTCGTCGATCGATCCGGTCGGCGCCTGCGTCGGTATGCGCGGCTCGCGCGTCCAGGCGGTCGTCGGCGAGCTCCAGGGCGAGAAGATCGATATCATCCCCTGGTCGCCGGATCCGGCTTCCTTCATCGTCAACGCCCTGCAGCCGGCCGAAGTGACCAAGGTCGTCCTCGACGAGGATGCGGAGCGCATCGAGGTCGTCGTGCCGGACGAGCAGCTGTCGCTGGCGATCGGCCGCCGCGGCCAGAACGTTCGCCTCGCCTCGCAGCTCACCGGCTGGGATATCGACATCCTCACCGAGCAGGAAGAAAGCGAGCGTCGTCAGAAGGAGTTCAACGAGCGCACCCAGCTCTTCATGGACGCGCTGGACGTCGACGAGATGGTCGGCCAGGTGCTTGCGTCCGAGGGCTTTGCCCAGGTCGAAGAGCTCGCCTATGTCGATCTCGACGAGATTTCCTCGATCGATGGCTTCGACGAGGAAACCGCGACGGAGATCCAGACGCGGGCCCGCGAATACCTCGACAAGGTCGAGGCCGAAATGGATGCCAAGCGCAAGGAACTCGGCGTTTCCGACGAGCTGCGCCAGATCGACGGGCTGACCAGCCAGATGCTGGTTGCCCTCGGCGAGGAAGGCATCAAGACGATCGAGGATTTCGCCGGCTGCGCCGCCGACGACCTCGTCGGCTGGACCGAGCGCAAGGATGGCGAGACGAAGCGCTTCGAGGGGACCTTCTCGAAGCTCGAAGTCAGCCGCGAAGAGGCCGAAGCAATGATCGTCCAGGCGCGCCTGGCGGCCGGCTGGATCACCGAGGAAGACCTCGCGGCCGATCAGGACGAGCCGATCGAGGTTGCCGAAGGCTCGGAGCAGGATGCCTGA
- a CDS encoding OmpA family protein encodes MRNATLMSALPGYTRLLVAAAMLLTLAACNTTDTAALEEPTAAPITGQTNDPAPGFENVVAGSEEDFILNVGRRTYFTQDSATLDAVAKATLDKQATWLNSNQRWLVKLQGFADDSGSASKMATLSQQRADAAMAYLVSKGVDPNRLWAKGYGNDREVRDCTDRSCKVQNRRVVSNLRTERDTL; translated from the coding sequence ATGAGGAATGCCACCCTGATGTCTGCTTTGCCCGGATATACGCGGCTGCTTGTCGCTGCGGCCATGCTCCTGACGCTCGCCGCCTGCAACACCACCGATACCGCCGCGCTGGAAGAGCCGACGGCGGCGCCGATCACCGGACAGACCAACGATCCGGCGCCCGGTTTCGAGAATGTCGTGGCCGGCAGCGAAGAGGACTTCATCCTGAATGTCGGCCGGCGGACCTATTTCACGCAGGATTCGGCCACGCTCGATGCCGTCGCCAAGGCAACGCTGGACAAGCAGGCCACCTGGCTCAACAGCAACCAGCGTTGGCTGGTCAAGCTGCAGGGATTTGCCGACGATTCCGGTTCCGCCTCGAAGATGGCAACGCTGTCGCAGCAGCGCGCCGACGCGGCGATGGCCTATCTCGTTTCGAAGGGCGTAGACCCCAACCGCCTGTGGGCCAAGGGTTACGGCAACGACCGCGAGGTCCGTGACTGCACGGACCGCTCCTGCAAGGTGCAGAACCGGCGCGTCGTCTCCAACCTGCGCACCGAGCGCGATACACTCTGA